Below is a genomic region from Penaeus vannamei isolate JL-2024 chromosome 18, ASM4276789v1, whole genome shotgun sequence.
tatatatatatatgtatatatatatatatatatatatatatatatatatatatatatatatatatatatatttatgtgtgtgtgtgtgtgtgtgtatttatatataatcaacaCAAGAAATATTGTATTCTTAATACTTGTAACCACTACATCATGTTATACACTTCTTGCAGATTTCTGGCCTTAGCTCTGAGGAGAGTTCAGATGAAGGAGATGGTGCAAGTGGAGAGCCTAGTTCGCCCTCGCCTGCCACACCATCTACTCCAACACCCCAGCTGCATCCAGTGTCCACCCCACAACCCCCGACAACGCTGGCATCTGCACCACCACCAGTTACAGTAACAAACCCAGCTGTGGTGACCACCCCTACGAcaaccaccccaaccaccaccaccacattgcctccatctcctccaccagaAGCACAATCTCATGTTATTCCAGTTTCACCATCgccttcaccatcaccttcaccatcgcCGTCACCCTCACCGGCACCGCCCCCTAAGGCAAGACCTGTCATGCCTCCATCAACAATAAGACCTGTTTTACCAGGCTCACCTGCTGCATCAAGTGCATCAGTAGCTATAACATGTGGAGTATCAACTCCTTCTCAGGTTCAACCACCTCGGGGTTCAGTGGTCCAGGCTGCTCTTGTACCAACGACTGTGCCCAGAGTGTCTCCGAGCAATCTAGTGCCTCCCCCAGCCCATAGTGGCCCATCAGTACAAGCACAAATCATTGGTCGTCTACCAAACCCAGCTTCACCCACGCAGGCACCTCCTGTAGTTACTCACATTAAGCCTCCCATCATATCCTCTCCTCCAAGTATCACCACTGTTAGCAGCCTTATAAACTCAGCTCCTAACAGgcctgtcatcaccaccaccagggTTCCTCCTGTGTCTCAGCTCATGTCTCCTGGTGTGAGTCGGCCCTCCTCACTCACAGTGGTGGCACCTGTTGCATCTGTTGGTCTGGCTACAACAGCAGTTGCAACCACAACTGTCACAAGTGCTGTTCGGCCTGTCAGTACTGTACCTGTAGATGAGCGTGGGTCAGTAGTGAGGGCACCAGTTAGCGTGCCTCATAGCGTTCTTGCATCAGTGCCTCCTGGAACACCACCAAATGCACAAGAAAAAATGGTCAAAGTCAAATCAGAAGCTGAGATCGTGAGATATCCACCTGGCATTCATCCAGCCATGAGACATAGTTATACTCAGCCAGGTCCTGCAGGCCTTCCTTTGAGCCAAGGACCCAGTAACACCACACCTGTGGCAAGAGTGAGTCCTGCCCCAGCAATATACTCAGTGGGAGTGTCTTGTACTCCGCCTACAAGTATTCCGCCAGTGCAGACCAGGTCTCCTATACCATCTGGTCCTGGTATACCACAGTATCCTCCGGGTCCAGTTATAAAATCTGAACACATAAAACGTGAGCCAGAACAAGTTCCAAGACCAGAGAAACCAAAATATGAACCACCACCTATATCGGCTCTACCAAGTGGGCCAAAATTAGAATTAGGGAAAGTTGAACCAAAGCAAGAAATTAAATCTGAAAGAGGAGACAGGCCAGAGATTATAGCAGAAGTCAAATCTGAACCAAGGCCAGATATAAAACCACCTACGACAGTTGGAATACCTGGTATTCCTTCTGCTGCAGCTCTTGCATCTTTGCCTCCAAATCTAGCTATTCCAGGATATGCTTACCCCTATGCTCCGTTCGGTTATCCTATCCCAATGCAGCTCCCCTATGGAGGACAGCCTACACGTCCCTTAACTCAACGATCTCAGTCACCTTTACAGCGGCCAAGTAGCACTGGACCGCCTGCCCCAACTGCAGCAACAAATCCAAGTAGGCTTTCTCCTAATCCTATACCCCTTACCACTGGGTCTTCCACAATAACaaccacctcaaccaccaccaaACCTTCACCGACCCTTGGTgtgcatcctcctccccctccacctcaccttggACCGCCAGTATACCCTAGTCGCACTGGAGGTCTTCCTCCACACATTTCTTCTCCCAGCAAGCTGCCATCTAGTCAGCCATCAATAGTGCCTGCTGGTATAAGACCAAGTGTGCCTGCTGTTGGTTTGCCTGGAATGTCCCCAGGACTAGTACCAGGTATGTCTCAGGGCATGTCTCAAAGCATGGCACACAGAATGTCACCAGGTATGGTTCCAGTGACATCAGGAGGGCCTCCACCCCTACCAACTCCCCCTGCGGCACACACAGGGCCTGTGGTCAAACCCCCCACCATGCCTACCAATTTGGCTCCTGTGCCTGGTCCCTCCCCCAGCCAACCACCAACTACCCAGGCACTTCCTGCAACGGTACAACCCAGCCATCCAGTATACACTGGTGGCCCACCACCCTCGATTGGTTCAAGTGGTGCAATCCATGATGGAGATGagcaagatgatgaagatgaagctcCTCAACACAGGGAACCCTCGCCAGAGCCTAAGATTGAGGATTCAGAGTTCCATCGGTCTGAGAGTGCCATGTAAGTGATCTTTGGTGTACTTTTCAAGTAGTagtaaatagattaaagaaaatttatttgaaaaaaaaaaaaaattagatatgAAATTAAAGGttttatctttacatttattattgtatttcattacTGGATACTTTTTATTTACAGCTTCTTGCGGCATTGGAATCGAGGGGATTATAACTCGTGTACTCGCACAGATCTCACTTTCAAGCCTGTTCCTAACAGCCAGCTAGCACGAAAACGTGAGGAAAGGTTAAGAaaacaagcagaaaaagagaaagaggagagggaaagactacAGGTGATATATTTTGGTTTATTGTaaacaaaatattaaagaaaaaaaacaaaaaatctgaacAAAAGCTGGTAATAGATAAATGTGAAGTTGAAAGCCTAGATTACAGGACAAAGGTTACTGTGCTTTATGTAGGAAATTATTTTATTGAATTCATTTGATGGTTAGTACAGTAGATAATGAATTTGCTTTCCTAATAGAAATAtgaaagatgaacaagaaaaactTGCCAGATGGGAGGAAAAATATAATTGATTCTAAAACTTGGATTTTTGTTTTCAGAGGAAAGCCAGCACTCCAGATAAACGGGAAACCCCAAAACCCACAAGTTCGGGGGAGAGCAGTTCCATCTATGGAAGTATGCAGCCGAGAAACCCTGTCGATACACCTGCATTGAACAGACTAAGGTTAGTTTTCAGATTTTATATACTTATGCAGTACTATGCCTGTAAGCattttcttgtgattttatttttaagATATGTTTTTTCAATGATCAGATAGCAAGACTTAATGTCCAGTGTCTGTCTTTTCTTGGCATTAAGAAATCACCTGACTTGTGGGAAACATGAGAATTAGTTAGCTTTTTTGTAAATAAATGCCTATTTTCATATTAGCCCCCAAAAGAACTGTGCAaatcctttctcttttctgccCACCTTTTGTCCACCAAAGCAAATTCTGATCTTTGGTACATCAAGGGCTTGAATTTATATTTCAGAAAATGCATTTCATTTTCGTATATGAAATACAGCATGCACATTCGAGCATCAaatgcgtacacatacatacacatatatatatatagtttataaaaTGGTTGTGTACAATTTCTTCAattgtttgtcctttttttttttgcagcgaTTATGCTCGTCCGCATGCTGGGCTATCCCCTGGTGCTGTGCGACCTCCTGCAATAGGACTACCCCCTGCAATGCCTAGTGCTCCTCCGCCAGGTCTGGATCTGCTGCACTTTGGCAGCATGGCAGCATTGTATCCCCCTGGCTCACAGGAGAGAATGGAGCTTGAAGCAAGAGAGCGAGAACTAAGagaactgagggagagagagatctcaGATCGCATCAAACAAGAGATCATGAAGAGACCGATGAACCCACTCGATGCAGGCCATCCTCACAGTTTGTCCCCACACTGGATAAGTGCCAGTCGGTTCCCAGGCTTCTCTCCCCCAGTGTCCCTGGCCTCAGGATTTGCTCATGGCCATGGATTGTATGCTCCAAGTCCTTCAGCATCATCTGCAGCTCTCCTTGCAGTTTCTGAGAGGGAGAGGCTGGAACGTCTTGGTAAGTACATGACTCACTCTTCTAGTCACGGGTGCTGCCATGCTTTACTATCTGTTAATGTATTCAATTTCTGTGCTAACTTGTGATAATCtttgtgaagggggaaggaagtcaTTTGGGATGCTGGATAGTATTGTGGCAGCACTGCATAGGTGACACTTGTGCATTGTGATGGAGCATGAGGGCAGGAGGAAGTCAACTGTCAGGTAGTACTGGACTTGTATATCTCATCTCATTTTCTAAGTATCTTTGTAGTATGAGGAGCTACTGTATATTTGGTCATGTGTGTCCATTTTATAGAATGGATTTAAACACACTGTCTAGAGTAAGGAGGGAGACTTAGAGGGACAGTAATGAGTTTATGGGTCAGTGAAGCATGTCCTAAAAGGAGTAAGGGGATTTGGTTTTAGATTTTAAACTGAACCAGCAGTGTTTGAAAGTTTGAaaatgttagattttttttttttgtacttttctaCAAGAAATTGAAGTTACTAATTTATAAAGAGTTGTTTAGCACAAAAAGGAAACACACTGCACCATTTTTGTTGATTTGTGATATTCAAGCAAACCTAGAAATGTGGCATGGAGAATCAGGAGTATGCCACTCTTCAACTTTTTTAAAAGaaattctctcttcttattttgttAATAAATGTTCACCAGTGGATAATTTTGATCAAAATTAATAAAGTGCTAAATACTAGAAAGTTGATGAATATAGTGAAGATGGGTAATGAAGAGGGTTGTTAGATAATTCAGgacctatccatatatatctgttatatacatTTCACTCAAACAAAAATGTTTGACTTATCTTACTTTTATGAATTTTATGTATACAGTTTAAATGAGCATTTATCAATGAgcatttatcattgatatttcttaAATGGAGAAGGGTATGGGATTTCACTTGCTGCACTTGAACTGgaaatgtaaaacaaaatatttgtatacataagcGTGGGTataaaggtggatagataggtttatcaagatggacagacagatgaataaacagatgtaGATAGGTAGAGGTAATGATAGATGGATCCATGATTTTTgttaaaaagaaaggggagactcAAGTGATCAGAAGGGTATAAAAGCTTGTTATAGCATGATTAAGTATATTTTGGTCTTGGATAGTAAGAAATTCAGTCAGTTATTGAatggaatggaaaagggaaagataaacacACTGCCAAAAATGTctgtcttggatttttttttagtattgctGGGTTACTTCGTGGGTGGGATTGTAGGGTACataatttatatgattttttttctcagtatATTTAAAATAAGATCAACATTTATTAAGTTGTATATGGAGCATTATTTACCTTATGTAAATCATTTTAGTATTCATTaagttttgggattttttttttctttttttttttttctttttttttttgattggccAGTTGTTAatgaaattgatagataaataagtttAACTTCATAGTCACCTAactaaagaatatgaataaatattgatATGTAATTAGATATGTGGAAGCTTGATAACCAAAAAGTATTTATTATTGTATGTGCTTGTTTGATCCAATAGTATGAAAAGAagctatatgtctatatgtacagtGAAAACATCTGTATATGCAATGTACATTGTGGTTTTGTTTTACTGATTTTGATTACACATAGATGATGGCACTAGAAATTTGTGGCAATACCTGACCTTGGCTATTGTTTATTGTTCTTACGCATattatatttccattatcattgatagtaatgttataatgatgattatgaaaatactgatcatagtaatagtagagcaatttttttttcttatgaaagtTCAAGCATTGAGTTAATAATTCAGATCAAATAGGCCTTGTAACTGATTCCTAGGTCACTAAGCTCTTGTGATGCTAAGTGTAAATAAGATTATTGACTCAAAACTGCAGAGTACAGTGTATTTATCTGGTGCCAGTGGGTTGATTACCTAAATAAGTTCTTAAAGGTGATTGCCAGCTCCATTttcattttgctattattttattattattattttttttagttaagtTTCCTTTGATAGTTCTTTCCAACAAATGAATTTAATATGTTTAGTTTATAAAGTATTTGCCTCATGAAATGCGACCAGTCACTGAAACAGATgtgaatcccctcccccctccccatgaaTGTGGGAAACCATGGTGAAATTTTGAGTGGAATTCAGATGATCCAGCAGAGAATGATACAGCCAGGcaaaaagaaacaaggagagtaaatggatagataaatgagtgagaggaagaaaagagaaagagacaaagggaaaaagaatgtgaGAGTTAGAGTAGAGAGTTAGAGTAGAGAGTTAGAGTAGAGAGTTAGAGTAGAGAGTTAGAGTAGAGAGTTAGAGTAGCGAGTTAGAGTAGCGAGTTAGAGTAGCGAGTTAGAGTAGCGAGTTAGAGTAGCGAGTTAGAGTAGCGAGTTAGAGTAGCGAGTTAGAGTAGCGAGTTAGAGTAGCGAGTTAGAGTAGCGAGTTAGAGTAGCGAGTTAGAGTAGCGAGTTAGAGTAGCGAGTTAGAGTAGCGAGTTAGAGtagcgagttagagagagagtgagtgagttagagggagatagagagggagggatgggtggcattagagggagagagaaagtgaaagagagagagaggggaggtgttagagggatggagggagggagggaggggcctttagagcgagagagagtgtcagtgagagagcgtgtcagtgagagagagtgacagtgagagagagtgtcagtgagagagggtgtcagggagagagagtgtcagtgagagagagtgtcagtgagagagagtgtcagtgagagagagtgtcagtgagagagagtgtcagtgagagagagagtgtcagtgagagagagagtgtcagtgagagagagagtgtcagtgagagagagagtgtcagtgagagagagtgtcagtgagagagagtgtcagtgagagagagtgtcagtgagagagagtgtcagtgagagagagtgtcagtgagagagagtgtcagtgagagagagtgtcagtgagagagagtgtcagtgagagagagtgtcagtgagagagagtgtcagtgagagagagtgtcagagagagagagtgtcagagagagagagtgtcagagagagagagtgtcagagagaaagcgagaggaagagtgagggagccCATGAATGAGAGAGGGGCAAAAAGACAGATTGAGAGGGAGTGACTAGTCAGGAGAAAGACAAAAGTTTTCTTAAAATAAAAAAGCTAGAAATGGGCCCGTAAATGCAATGTTTCTGTGATGTCATTAAGGTTTCCCACACTTTCCAGAACCCAAATTTATTGCAAGGGGGCAACCACACTCTAGGGGTGGATGTTACTAATATGAATCACATTAATTTCAGTTGTTGATTAGATGCATTATTTGATTCCAAAGAGTAAGTTGTAACAAAACTGAGAAGTTTCTCAGCTCTTGTTACTATTTTAATGGTAAAGCTCATGCATcccttagatttatatatattgttattttttcatttttgaggATGATTCTGGTtttgataaaagaaggagaaaaacaacaaattttTGGCAGTTATTTTtgacattttcattttgtgtatttGGTTTTACTTAGCTCACTGAACATCTTTTGGTCCTTTTACTGTGGTCATGTTAAAGCATATTTCCAGGTAATATTCCTGTTATAAGAAAATATTGTATACAGTTTATAACAATATTTGCACTTGATATAAAAGCCTATACAAGCATCTCTATTATGAGGTTTACGAAATCACACAATTGCACAAAAGATTAGTAGAACGAACTGAGAGCAAAATCTCCGTTTCTTCTCAGAAAATTTCATGATTAGATTATGTATTTTGCTCCTTTGACTGTTAAAGTGATGTGTGttatagttgtttttattattattatttttcattgtttttgttcttattattattggtattatgataatgattttcattggcattatctttatatttatctttatcttcattttatcttcatcttcactatcattgtgtttgttattattatcattattatcattatcatcattattattattattattattattattattattattattattattattattattattattattattattattattattattattattattattattactattattattattattgtcattattattgtcatcattattgtcattattgtcatcattattgtcatcattattgtcatcattattattatcattattattatcattattattatcattattattattattattattattattattattattattattattattattattattattattattaatattaatattaatattaataatattattattattgttattgtaattattgtaattattgctatttttgttatttttgttatcatcatcaccatcatcatcattattaccattactattattgtcactattattgtttgtattagtattattgttattattgttattattattattattattattattattattattattattattattattattattattattattattattattattattattattattattattattattattattattattattgatattgatattgatattgatattgatattgatattgatattgatattgatattgatattgatattgatattgatattgatattgatattgatattgatattgatattgatattgatattgatattgatattgatattgatattgatattgatattgatattgatattgatattgatattaataatattattattattgttattttaattattgtaattattgctatttttgttatttttgttatcatcatcatcatcatcatcattatcattattattatccctactattagcattatcatcgtttgtatctgtttcttttttaatgttgttatagttattatttttgttgttgttattttagttattattgttattattattattattatttttattatttttattatttttattattattattattattattattattattattattattattattattattattattattattattattattgttattattgttattattgttattattgttattattgttattattgttattattgttattattgttattattgttattattgttattattgttattattattgttattattattattattattattattattattattattattattattattattattattattattattattattattattattattattattattattattattattatttatattatcattatcattatcattatccttcattatcattatcacattattattattattgttattattattgctgttgttgttcttaatgttattgttttttattttgtttttgtgtttgttctagttattggtattaatattgtttttgtcattgttattatttttgaactgtattcatgttgacaaatgtagaagaggtatgaatcaGACTGAATGTCTTCAACAACACAAGATGTGTGTTTGACTGGTTTCTAATGCagatatttctgatgaagacatttTTGAAactggtcagatacatctcttgtattgtgaagatattcattctcattcatatcttttctacatgcTCGTATttgtgttattgatattgttttgggGTAACTATTAGTTTGATTTACTTATTAAGTATctgttatttattgatatatttttatttctttttgtatttaatattttttagtttttatatttttgatttttttatattgatttatttttttttaaatttttgtgtgATATTTCCTTATGTGAATTACTCAGAATtgttaataattttatttttattattattattattttttgtgattgtttgcCTTGTATTTCAAAGATATCCCTTTGTGAATATAAGACTTAGTTTCTGTAGGCATAGATAGCACACCTATGTTGTTTTTACAACATCACACTTGCAGCTCTAGAGCTCCTATCCATATTGATGTAGGTGGCCTTTGTGTTCTCCAATCGTACTGGGTGACCGTTATATGTTGTGTGCAGGGTTACCAGCCACGACTCTGGGCCTGCCTGCTGCCGCTACTCCTTCGGACAACCCGCTGTCTGTGTCCACTGCCGAGAGGCTAGCCCTGGCCGACCATATGCACCGGATGCAGTTGATCAGCGAGGTTCATGCCCATACTCACTCCCATgcccacactcacctccaccttcacccagGAGGTATGGATGTTGGATCACCAttaccaccctccccttccctctctttcccctactcctTTCCTTGGCCCTccattgcctcccctccccttttcatgGCATATACCTCTTCAGGCACTGCTCTGATATCACCCAAAGTTCTCTCTGCTCTTTGTGTTACCTGTGCCGCCACCACCACTCCTGCCACTGCTATTACTGCCACCATTAGTATACCATTACcactactgccattactactactgccactactactactactgccactgcaACTACCATTGTTACTGCACCTAATCCTGTACAGTGCATACAGACATGGTTTTAAACACAATACTCTTGTGAGTTTGACATAAGGCGAAATAACTCGCATAATGTGATGTGACACAAGTGTTTAAACCAAGCTAGCACATAGTACAGTATATTACTGATCTCCACCACATTAGGCAGTGAATAAGCTCACATCCCTAACTACCAATATTATGTTGACCTTTTAGGGACTGGAACAGATTCATTATGTATTGGATGGAGGACAACTGTTTGTCATGATATTTAAAATTACTAATGGCTGCAGGTCTGGACATGATCTTAGAACTTTCATAACATGTAATGTCAACCTAGATCTAGCTTTTTATATAGACAGAAACTGGAACTGTgacgttaaaaaaaggaaaacaaatgtgTCAATGTCAGATAGACAtcactcttttttatctttacccTTAGATATATATGGTGTCCAATTTCATCCATAACAGGAAAACATTATTCAAATTGTAACAGTTGTCAAGATTAAGAACTGTGCTCTTATGGCTTTAACATTTCAACTTCACTTTGACAGCTATATTAGACTCAGGTTGACCATGATAACAGTTTTGACCTACTGTAAACCATTTTGACCTAAGGTGACCCCAGTTGACTACTAGGATAGTAAAGCATTAGTTTTGTTCATGCTAATGTAACAAACATCACAGTAGTTACATATTCATAACCCCATGGTCATGGTGTCACAACCACATGCACCATAGATGCATGTCAACCTCACAACCATGATCACAAAAGTGGACTCCACACTGATGTCATAATTCAAACCCTCATCCTTGGAAGCATGGATATGACACAAACATTATGTTGACCACCTATGAAAAAATGTCCTTGTTATGTCTGTTGCATCTTGATGTCATTGTTTACTTCCAACCTTTGTCTACAGTGAACACTTGCCCGTTTGTTGCCATTGTTGTAGTTCATTCCCTAAGTTACACACTGAGCTTTCTTTTGTGAACTTTGTGTGAATACCAGTGGTGGGCTGCTGAGTGCTGTTGGGGTTAAAGATCATTGCAAGTGTCACTGTCAGGACTTGGATCTTGCCTTTGTAAAAAGTTAAGCTGGCAGTCCGTATTTTGCGTAAATCAGATGCATCGGGTTATATTGATTGGCTGTTGCAAATATGTAATTACTCATGATGAGAAAGttcgtaagagaaagagaagggattgCCCCTGCACTGGAATCAGCTTCTTAATTAAATTTGTATTTTTGGTCATGATTTTTCAGTAATTTTAGTAACTGATGAaaatgctatttatttatttatttatgtatttgtttaattatttattcatttatttattatgatttattgttCTCTTTGTTGATGATTTTCATACATGGTCAAGAGCAGTTTCAGTATTAGTTATTTGTTCCTTATTTAAGACGAGTGAAAGTTTGATCCTTTCACTTTGTTTTTCATAAACTTGTAAACTGTTTAGGTTGATTTGAACAATACAGATTTGAATATTCTAACAAAAGCATGTATgctcactcccctttcctttctttccctttactttccttttcctttgctttcctttcctttcctttttctttgctttcctttgctttcctttcctttcctttcctttcctttcctctcctttcctttgctttccttTGCTTTCCTTTGCTTTCCTTTGCTTTCCTTTGCATTCTTTTCcttaacctttcccttcccctttgccttcccttcccttcccttcctttccctttccttccctttcctttccctttcccttcctttccccttccctcccttcccttcccttcccttcccttcccttcccttcccttcccttcccttcccttcccttcccttcccttcccttcccctcccctcccctcccctcccctcccctcccttcccttcccttcccttcccttcccttcccttcccttcccttcccttcccttcccttcctttcccttcccttcccttcccttcctttcctttccttccccttccccttccccttccccttccccttccccttcccctccccctcctccccccctccccctccccctccccctcccctcctttcccttcccttcccttcccatccttaacCCATCTGCCCACCTATCCAAACATCATTTACAACCCCTCTTCtttacttcccttttccctctctctctctctctccttctgtctcctttcttctagTTATTCACCCTTTTCTAAAGTCAGTGGAGTAGTCAGCATGTATTAGTGCCAATTACTGCT
It encodes:
- the Gug gene encoding arginine-glutamic acid dipeptide repeats protein isoform X2 (The sequence of the model RefSeq protein was modified relative to this genomic sequence to represent the inferred CDS: added 196 bases not found in genome assembly), with protein sequence MTTTDRGKVVDQGEQGGGCGNASNTPPSSTASSNSNSNSSTNSIPPSGVLVPGGPRGPDGTVIEEVMTAVVGKKQPVRGQAFRAPNGEYVSYLCTDDTTLYRPGESVYIESQRADQPFFICSIQEFRRVSEPESKRDTLMVNIKWFYRPSEVPETVYQRLVQDRNTENNNKSLVTDDPVIKSRELFISDATDSYPVSVLRGLCRVDHYSDIHSVRDFNPEENAFFYILGYNPETRRLASTQGEIRVGPSHQAKLPEYRGNVMVEERPEVCADWEEQRWVPGASRDTDLLMYLRAARSMAAFAGLCDGGSTNDGCNAASRDDTTINALEMLHNSDYDHGKALQALVKCPVPDGIEKKWSEEDRKRFMKGLRQYGKNFFRIRKDLLPHKETSDLVSFYYLWKKTPAAAGHRPHRRHRRQNVLRRIRTPRAQRNTGPSDPLDPSSASEKDDDSDDSDSKDRQGYHCRHCYTTSSRDWHHAGKDKQLLCYECRIHFKRYGDLPVITNPREPPPGTGRPPPTPNEEDLRMRTRTRAKEISTRHRAVRRSRANTPDMTDECPTPDRRTPDRRTPDRRTSRHSASPAPKKGEDKNGRRIKRTRGSDDASGPSTPNKRKRNGGDISGLSSEESSDEGDGASGEPSSPSPATPSTPTPQLHPVSTPQPPTTLASAPPPVTVTNPAVVTTPTTTTPTTTTTLPPSPPPEAQSHVIPVSPSPSPSPSPSPSPSPAPPPKARPVMPPSTIRPVLPGSPAASSASVAITCGVSTPSQVQPPRGSVVQAALVPTTVPRVSPSNLVPPPAHSGPSVQAQIIGRLPNPASPTQAPPVVTHIKPPIISSPPSITTVSSLINSAPNRPVITTTRVPPVSQLMSPGVSRPSSLTVVAPVASVGLATTAVATTTVTSAVRPVSTVPVDERGSVVRAPVSVPHSVLASVPPGTPPNAQEKMVKVKSEAEIVRYPPGIHPAMRHSYTQPGPAGLPLSQGPSNTTPVARVSPAPAIYSVGVSCTPPTSIPPVQTRSPIPSGPGIPQYPPGPVIKSEHIKREPEQVPRPEKPKYEPPPISALPSGPKLELGKVEPKQEIKSERGDRPEIIAEVKSEPRPDIKPPTTVGIPGIPSAAALASLPPNLAIPGYAYPYAPFGYPIPMQLPYGGQPTRPLTQRSQSPLQRPSSTGPPAPTAATNPSRLSPNPIPLTTGSSTITTTSTTTKPSPTLGVHPPPPPPHLGPPVYPSRTGGLPPHISSPSKLPSSQPSIVPAGIRPSVPAVGLPGMSPGLVPGMSQGMSQSMAHRMSPGMVPVTSGGPPPLPTPPAAHTGPVVKPPTMPTNLAPVPGPSPSQPPTTQALPATVQPSHPVYTGGPPPSIGSSGAIHDGDEQDDEDEAPQHREPSPEPKIEDSEFHRSESAIFLRHWNRGDYNSCTRTDLTFKPVPNSQLARKREERLRKQAEKEKEERERLQRKASTPDKRETPKPTSSGESSSIYGSMQPRNPVDTPALNRLSDYARPHAGLSPGAVRPPAIGLPPAMPSAPPPGLDLLHFGSMAALYPPGSQERMELEARERELRELREREISDRIKQEIMKRPMNPLDAGHPHSLSPHWISASRFPGFSPPVSLASGFAHGHGLYAPSPSASSAALLAVSERERLERLGLPATTLGLPAAATPSDNPLSVSTAERLALADHMHRMQLISEVHAHTHSHAHTHLHLHPGAAAAAAAAYPPRPPMLRPGEPPPPPLPPGYPPQAHHALLGRNYEELAHISAAHAHEQLQRQMLLDRERFPHLNPGGPFRPEYGRP